The Flavobacterium jumunjinense genome includes a region encoding these proteins:
- a CDS encoding PH domain-containing protein: MQYRSSISIFNKVILYAIIILLIGVIISSTNFKDTIAVIISFIINGSCIGLLFWILINTKYTIKNSQINCYSGPFKKTIKIDTINRIDFHDGIIIPVSLKLALNSEGIIIRYNKFDDIYISPKQNKKFINELIAINPNIQIINPKNEF, encoded by the coding sequence TTGCAATATAGATCTTCAATAAGTATTTTTAATAAAGTTATATTATATGCAATTATTATTTTGCTTATTGGAGTAATTATATCCTCTACTAACTTCAAAGATACTATAGCTGTTATAATTTCGTTTATAATTAATGGCTCATGTATCGGCTTACTTTTCTGGATTTTAATAAATACAAAATATACTATTAAAAACTCTCAGATAAATTGTTATTCTGGTCCTTTTAAAAAGACGATTAAGATTGATACAATTAATAGGATAGATTTCCATGATGGGATAATTATTCCAGTTTCATTAAAACTAGCTTTAAATTCTGAAGGCATTATTATTAGATATAATAAATTTGATGATATTTATATTTCTCCTAAGCAAAATAAAAAGTTCATCAATGAGCTTATAGCTATTAACCCAAATATTCAAATTATTAACCCAAAAAATGAATTTTAA